CAGGTACTCACGGCGTTGCTTGGGATGCAGTCGAGCTACCAAGTCAGTTTATGGAATTCTGGTCATGGGATAAAGAAAGTCTTGATGTTTTAAGTGAGCATATTGAGAGCAAGCAGACTTTACCTCAGGAGTTACTTGATGCTTTATTAAGTGCACGTTTCTTCCAGTCTGGTATGCAAACTTTACGTCAGCTTGAATTTGCCTTATTTGACTTAACTATTCACACCAAAACTCCTGCGTTGAATAGTGAGCAAATTCAGCAGACCTTAAATGATATTCGCAAACAATATGCAGTAGTTCCAACCGTCGACTACAACCGTTTCCAGCATAGCTTTAGTCATATTTTTGCAGGCGGCTACGCAGCAGGTTACTACTCTTACAAATGGGCAGAAGTTTTAGCAAGTGATGCCTTTGACCGTTTTGAAAATGAAGGTATTTTCAATACTCAAACGGGTAAAGAATTCCGTCAGGCAATTTTAGCGGTGGGTGGGAAAGATACTGCTCTTGAAGCATTTGTGAATTTCCGCGGTCGTGAGCCAAAAATTGATGCATTGTTACGTCATCAAGGTTGGACGAACGATAACAAAACCGCTTAAACTATGGGCCTAAATTGATCGTGTGGTTAGGGTGATAAAGATGAAGAAACGTTTCATTGCTGGGGCTAAATGTCCAAAATGTGAAGCCATAGATCGGATTGTCATGCTAACCACCGCTGAAGACGAATGGATTGAATGTATCGAATGCGGTTATAGCGAAAATCGTCCGACTCATATTGATGAGCCTGAAACGCCCGCTATACCTGATGAAATTGGGGTAATACAGTTCAAGCCTCGTCGTTCTGACTAAAGGTCTTAGACATGCCACTACAAAGAAAACAAAACTCAAAACTATTGTGGATTTTAATTGGGGGCTTAAGCATTCTCGTCGTGCTTTTTTTCGCAGCACAATGGTTTTTCAAAAAAACTGCGTCGTCAGCGCCAATGGTTGATCCACAACCAGCCTCGGTACCAGCTCCTGAAAAAACTACAAAACCTTCTGAAAGCTCGGAACCTGTGGTTCAAACACAAACCGCTAACTCACAGCAACTTGTGAATGAAGATGTGCTCAAGCAACCAATCCCTGCTCAAGAATCTTTAGCTAAAGAAGAAGTGTCTAAACTCAATGACATTCATCGTCAATTGCAAGATCAGGAAGCGACACTAAAAGCTCAACATACTGATGCAGATCAACTTATTAAGCTAAAAGAAGAGCAAGTGAAGCTTCTTGAGGCCCAAGTTAAACAACAATAGTATTTGTTTAACTCTAGATATGATGCAAAAAGCTAATTCACTCTGAGCTAGCTTTTTATTTACTAAAAATTTATATGTTCAAAATAACTACCACATAAAAAAACACCCTCTTAAAGAGAGTGTTTTTGCTCGGCTTATATATTTAAATTACTTATACCAACCAAATAATTTCAGTATTAGTGGTGCATAAGTTACCAATACCAATGATGAGAACAAGACAATAATTGGTAATAACCAGCGTTCATATCGGTAGTAGAAACTTGTGTACTTCTCTTTGGCTTCTGCATCGGCAGCATTCACCTCATCATCACCAACGGATAACCGCGTTAATAGATGGTTCAAGGCAACTGGCGGCGTTACATAACCAAATTCGAATGCGACCAATACAATCATCCAGAAGTGAATTGGATGAATACCATTTTCGTAAGCTACAGGAGCAATAGTTGCTGCCACTAAAATTACGGCACCAAATGGATCTGTACACATACCAATAATTGCAAGTAACAGTGCAATACATGCCAGTGATATATAGATACTGCCTAAATGAGTTGGTAATAATTCGACCACTTCAGAGCGTTCAATTAAGCCGCCTACACTTGCAGACAATGCCATCAAAATAA
The window above is part of the Acinetobacter baumannii genome. Proteins encoded here:
- a CDS encoding YheV family putative zinc ribbon protein, translated to MKKRFIAGAKCPKCEAIDRIVMLTTAEDEWIECIECGYSENRPTHIDEPETPAIPDEIGVIQFKPRRSD